A stretch of DNA from Geminocystis sp. M7585_C2015_104:
AAAAATTACAAACAGCAACCTATCAACCCAGTCCTCAGGGGAATGCCTGGGAGGTGGTGATAGAATTCAACAGTGAGGGGGGGAAACTGTTTGCGGAGTTGACGAAACAGCTAGCAGGAACCGGACGTACTTTGGGGATATTTTTAGATGACCAACTGATCAGTGCCCCTACGGTAGGCGCGGAATACGCCCAAACGGGGATTATTGGCGGTAGGGCCACTATTTCCGGTGGGGGAGGCTTTACCCTGGAACAAGCTAGGGAGTTGGCACTACAATTGGAAGGAGGAGCACTACCGGTACCAGTAGAAATAGTGGAAAACAGGACAGTTGGGGCAACTTTAGGACAGGATAGTATCCGTCGCAGTGTGGTGGCGGGAGTAGTGGGGCTGGTATTGGTGTTGGTGTACATGATAGTATACTATCGTCTGCCGGGGCTGATTGCCGACATCGCCTTGATAATATACGCCCTGTTGACATTGGCCTGTTTTTCTCTTGCAGGCGTCACCTTGACTTTGCCAGGAATAGCCGGGTTTATCCTGAGCATTGGCATGGCGGTGGATGCTAATGTGTTGATTTTTGAGCGCACCCGGGAAGAGTTAAGACAGGGGAGGACATTGTATCGGGCAGTGGAATCGGGCTTTTACAGGGCTTTTTCCAGTATCCTAGATGGCAATGTAACTACACTAATTGCCTGTGCTGCCCTTTTCTGGCTGGGGTCGGGTTTAGTAAAGGGTTTTGCCCTGACATTGGCCATTGGGGTATTGGTAAGTATGTTTACCGCCCTAACCTGTAGTCGCACCTTCATGTTGATTACAGTACTAGGCTTCCCCGCCATCCGTCAACGTCCTGAGTTATTTTGTCCCAACATAAAACCCGCGGATAGTTAGGAGAAGACAATGGTGTCATTCAATGTTATCAGGTGGCAAAAGGTTTGTTGGCTGTTTTCTGCCACTGTTTGTCTTGGAAGTATTGCGGCCATGATAATATCATATAACTCCCTCGGTGCCATTATTCGTCCCAGTTTAGACTTTGTGGGGGGCACTAGATTACAAATGGAGTTGGACTGTAGTGTACCCAATAATTGTGACCAACCTCTCACGGTAGGCAAAGTGAGGAAGATACTAGAAAACCAAGGACTGGCCAATAGTAGTATTCAAATAGTGGGGAAAGAACAGAGGACCATCTCCATCCGGACAAAAAATCTCGATGTAGAGGCCAGGGCAAGGCTACAGGAGGCTTTGACGAGGGGGATAGGTGTATTCAAACCAGAAAGCATGCAAATCGACACTGTGGGGCCTACCATTGGCAAGGAGTTGTTCATTTCTGGTAGTATTGCCCTTGTAGTAGCCTTTATCGGCACAGTGGTATACTTGAGTGCACGTTTTCAACGAGACTATGCAATTCTAGCAATAATAGCTCTCTTCCACGATGTGTTAATAACCTGTGGCGTATTTGCGGTATTGGGTTTAGTAGCAGGGGTAGAAGTAGACAGTCTGTTTCTAGTAGCCCTACTGACGATTATTGGTTACTCGGTTAATGACACGGTGGTAATTTACGACAGGGTGAGGGAGATTACCAAGACGGGGGATAGTGATGATATTGAGGACATAGTCAATAGGGCAGTGGAACAAAGTCTAACTCGTTCCCTTAATACTAGTTTAACCACACTGTTGCCCTTAATTTCCATATTCCTGTTTGGGGGGGAAACCCTGAAGTATTTTGCCCTTGCCTTGATTGTGGGTTTTGTTTGTGGAACCTATTCTAGTATTTTCATAGCCAGTACCATGTTGGCCTGGTGGCGGAAGCAAAACAATTGGCATAATCCCCAGTTTAGGGGGGAGATAAAACAGTTTTCCGCCTCCTAATTCCCCTTATAGGCTATCAGATAACCACAATGGTGTTCCCCTTCATTAATCCAACTTGTCCTTTCCACCCTACAATCTGGGAAAAGGGAGACAAACATCTCTAACTCGTGACTGCACACCTGGGGATAAGATTCGGCTACTTCGGCTATAGCACAGTTGTGTTCAGAAATGAAAAACTGGGGGGGATTATCCTTCAGTAAAAAAAGTTCAGCCATATACCCCTCCTTCCTTCTAATTTCCACCAGTTGGTTTAATCTTTCCTCCAGAGAGTTTCCCGTAAGTAGACGGCGATAATTTTCTGCTTTTTTCTGCCACTGTTTAGCCAACACCTGGGAAACCGCCTTCTCCCCTACGGTTTCTGCTAGGGTTTCCAAGAAAGAGATGGCAAATTCTCCATAGTTTTGGGGGAACAAGTCCCGCCCTTGACGGGACAAATAATACAAGTGTAAGGGCCTCCCCGTCTTTTTATGTACCACCTCATATTCTACCAGTCCCTGTTCATATAGGTCCTTGAGATGGCGGCGAATCCCCTGTGGGCTGAGCTTCATTGCCTTGGCAATGGTTTGTACTGAAGCCCGATTTTCCTTTAAAAGATACTGTAATATAGCCTCCTTACTAGCCTGCTGTGGGGAAGTAATCATAATCTTCCTCGTATCCTGTCACCCTATTGCCCCTATTAAAACAACAACCATGTTGCTTAACTCCCCAGTATAGCATCCCCTCTCAGCCCCTAACCCCCGGGAAAACTAGTCTACAATTGAGTAGGAGAAAATTAGGTAGAAATCCCGTAATCTGAGAGAGAAAAATCTAATATAATATAGGCAGCAACGGGTGGGAGCTGTTGGGAAAGAAAACATAAAATTTCATTACAAACCAATAAAAGGGTAAAAAAAGGGGGAGGAAAATGAAAAACAAGGGTGCGGCTGAATTTAAGTTTTGGCTTTGGTGGCTGGGGATTCGACCTCAAAAAAGAGAAGAGGGCAACACCCTAGTAATAGCTATAGTGTTAGGCCTGTTGTTGATGGTGGGGACAAGTATATCCCTGTTGAACTCTTCCAGGGCAAAAACCAATGCCAAATCGTCGGAATCCAGCCAACAAGCCATGGCGGTGGCCGAATTGGGGGTGGCAAGAGTACATGATTTTCTGGTGCGTAATCCCCTTCTGGCCATGCACAATATAACGCAATGGGACAGTCTGGCAGGCACCACCCAGACCATAGGTACTTTTACTAATACCTCCAGTGGCACCTCCACCTGTCAGAATATAGTCAACGCCAGTGGTGTCTCTCCCCTAACCACTACTGTGGGCCGATTTAAAACCGACGGAGACTTGGTGGAGGAGAATAACCCCCGTAAGGGAGCTATAAAGGTGATAGACTACAGATATGAGGAAATAATACCGCCGGCAAGTGCCACCAACGGGCAAGTATATGCCTATGGGCACCTGACAGTAAGGGGCCAAATAAACCCCACTGCCAACAACGTCACCGAGGTATTTGCTGATAATCCTTTCGCATCCAAGTCACAGGTAAAAGTAAAAATACCCCTGAGGAAAAGTAACGCCCCCTTCTCCTTCCCCGGTGTTTGGATTAGTAACCAGGCGATCGGCTCCCCTACAAATAGTATTATTCAGGCCAATCTCCTGGTGCCCAATTGTAACAACATGGGGCTGCAAATAGCCTCGGGCTATCGGGTAATCCTCTCACCAGTGGCAAGCCAGTTTCCTCCTCTGCCAACTCCCCCCGCCGATACCAACCCAAGATACTACAACCTAGGCAACATCACCAGTTCCATCACCCTGCCTAGGTCAACAGATGAACCTATTGAAACGGAAACGGTAACTCACAACGGCAATACCTATCAGGTGAAAGTCTATAAATACAGGGTAAACAACATTAGCCTAAACGGCGGGGAGAGGATTACTATCATACCGGGCCGGAAGGTGGTGTTGCACCTATACGGCAACATATCCCTCAGTGGCAGCCAGGTGATGGACAACAGTTGTACTAGTGTCCCCAACAGTTATACCTGTAACAACAATACCAAAATTGTAACCTACCACCCCAGCGGCGAACAGAGCGTTTTCCGCAGAGAGAATCTGGTAATCCTAGGTTACGCTCAGAAGACGGGGCCTGCTACCAGTACTCAGCCTAGTATCTGTCTGGCAGGTGGGGCAGAAATATTCGGGTTTGTATTCGCGCCGGACTATGCCGTAGGGGCAGCAGGCACTGGTAACGGTAATGGCTTCACAGGGGCGGTTTGGGCCAGACTTTTTAACCCCCCCAGCGTCTGTGGTTCTAATACAGGTCAGGTGGTTGTGGTTCAAGATATTACAAACTGGGATTTCCTAGAAGGGGTGGGAATAAGAATGAGCAATCTGCCACCTAAAGTGGATGCTATCACCCAGTGGGAAAGAAAGGAGGCTAACTGATGTGGATTCGTCTGCTGCTAGCCAGGTTGGTATCGGAGCCCCCTTTTGCCAATGAGGAGGAGGGTTTCTCCCTTTTGGAGGTGTTGGTAACCATCTTGGTGATTACTGGTTTCGTTTTGGGCGCACTCCAGGCTAGCGTCTTAGCTACCCTTTTCCGGATACAGGCTAGGGATAGGCAAGAAGCGGCCAACTGGATTCAACAGGACTTGGAATTAGTTCGTTTCCACGCCTATTATGGACTGACGGGGAATAGTAGCCATTGTGGACAGTATGGTACACGTCTAAGGGATCATCTGGTAGCCCAAAACTTCACCGGAAATGATACTGTTACAATAGAAAACAGAACCTATCAGATTTCCAGAAGATATGACCCCGCCAACAACACCCTCAGAATCGAATACACAGTGCAATACGCCCCCTCCCACCCCCGCTTTGGTAGCGGTGGCAATAATATTGTATCTCGGTTGACAACGGAGGTTTTACCCCATGCGGCCATCAACAACTGTCAGCAGTAACAATACCTCCTTTCAAGAAGGGGATGGGGGTTTTACCCTGCTAGAGGTAGTAGTGGTGGTTGTAATCCTGTCAATAGCTAGTGCTTTAGCTGTGCCCAACTTATTGGAGTCTCAACGACAAGAAAAGGTAAAACAAACCTTCAGTGAGATAAGGGGAGCCCTCAGCGAAGCCCAAATCAACGCCATCCGCCGTAGTGGCAACTGCACTGTAACTGTTAACAACAACGGGGTTACAGGTAATCCCCAGGGATGTATCCTAGAAAGGATTACTATAGACAGCAACGTAGTGCATGTTAATTCTACCAGGGGGAATCTCCCTGTTAGTATTACTTTTAACTACAACGGAGAAGTAACAGTAGGCGACATTCAAACAATACACATAAGACCTAAAAACTCTTCTGGTCAACCCATGCCACAAAGGGGGTATTGTATCGTCATCGCCAACACCCTAGGCATGATTAGAACGGGTGTATATGATCCTAGTACACCCAACACCAATTGCAGCAATGTGGACAACCTGCGTTATCAATAGACTAATTAGCCTATTTGAATTTAACCCGGTTGTGTAGCCAGTTGGTTACTCTTATGGGCAAATTCCTCCTAACCCAACGCCAGGCTATAATGCGAAAAATGGGTTTTGGGGTGGAGGCCAGTTTTTTTGCTAGTTTATTGAGGGGAGGA
This window harbors:
- the secF gene encoding protein translocase subunit SecF, whose product is MVSFNVIRWQKVCWLFSATVCLGSIAAMIISYNSLGAIIRPSLDFVGGTRLQMELDCSVPNNCDQPLTVGKVRKILENQGLANSSIQIVGKEQRTISIRTKNLDVEARARLQEALTRGIGVFKPESMQIDTVGPTIGKELFISGSIALVVAFIGTVVYLSARFQRDYAILAIIALFHDVLITCGVFAVLGLVAGVEVDSLFLVALLTIIGYSVNDTVVIYDRVREITKTGDSDDIEDIVNRAVEQSLTRSLNTSLTTLLPLISIFLFGGETLKYFALALIVGFVCGTYSSIFIASTMLAWWRKQNNWHNPQFRGEIKQFSAS
- the secD gene encoding protein translocase subunit SecD; its protein translation is MERQRALVLLIIILVTAAIVTLVKLPLQLGLDLRGGAQLTIQLKTTPEVPTITPEKLEGVRTVINNRVNGLGVSEAVVQTVGNDRILVQLPGVSDPQEAERVLGGTAMLDFRLETDNPQLRAQYQIKKQELASLIIASQSLSGEELKEQEEKIKEVKREIKEILAQLYQKTGLNGEKLQTATYQPSPQGNAWEVVIEFNSEGGKLFAELTKQLAGTGRTLGIFLDDQLISAPTVGAEYAQTGIIGGRATISGGGGFTLEQARELALQLEGGALPVPVEIVENRTVGATLGQDSIRRSVVAGVVGLVLVLVYMIVYYRLPGLIADIALIIYALLTLACFSLAGVTLTLPGIAGFILSIGMAVDANVLIFERTREELRQGRTLYRAVESGFYRAFSSILDGNVTTLIACAALFWLGSGLVKGFALTLAIGVLVSMFTALTCSRTFMLITVLGFPAIRQRPELFCPNIKPADS
- a CDS encoding prepilin-type N-terminal cleavage/methylation domain-containing protein, which codes for MRPSTTVSSNNTSFQEGDGGFTLLEVVVVVVILSIASALAVPNLLESQRQEKVKQTFSEIRGALSEAQINAIRRSGNCTVTVNNNGVTGNPQGCILERITIDSNVVHVNSTRGNLPVSITFNYNGEVTVGDIQTIHIRPKNSSGQPMPQRGYCIVIANTLGMIRTGVYDPSTPNTNCSNVDNLRYQ
- the sufR gene encoding iron-sulfur cluster biosynthesis transcriptional regulator SufR produces the protein MITSPQQASKEAILQYLLKENRASVQTIAKAMKLSPQGIRRHLKDLYEQGLVEYEVVHKKTGRPLHLYYLSRQGRDLFPQNYGEFAISFLETLAETVGEKAVSQVLAKQWQKKAENYRRLLTGNSLEERLNQLVEIRRKEGYMAELFLLKDNPPQFFISEHNCAIAEVAESYPQVCSHELEMFVSLFPDCRVERTSWINEGEHHCGYLIAYKGN